The following is a genomic window from Bombina bombina isolate aBomBom1 chromosome 3, aBomBom1.pri, whole genome shotgun sequence.
GTGTAGGTAAAGTTTGCTATACCACATAATCCATGTCCAAAGGTCTACAGAAATgaatggtactttcattcatcaaaaaaaatatttttatttagaaagtTAGTTTTCGCTATTTTTATTTACCTTTTGCCATTTCGTAAATGCAgcccgtttcccccccccccctttcaggtCAAGTTTTCATAttatccaattgaaattctggtcgttaggcggccgtcatttaaGTCATTGTGCTATCCGATGATCTGCACATGCGTTCCCAATAATACTTGTACTACGAAGACAGGCGCGCTCCCGTTTCGCACATGCTTATTGAGAGTGTTCCAATTTTATCATTATCACATAGGGCTCTTTGCCGAGACGGATGACGCCtgtgctttgaattttttttatcagattaacACATGCGCATTGTTGAACGTCGACTAATATATGCGCATGCGTTGTTCATTGGTTACACATGAACGCGCTTTTGAGACAcatatagagcaggtgggaccgctctatacgtcagacggATAGAAATTAGGAAATGGCAAATGGGAGGAGTAAGTGTCAGCACGGTAGGGaaataaaaaacatctttattatataaatataaaatatttttcaaaccATAAGTTAGCGATTAAAAAGCATTAGTGTATAGAGACAGTGAAAActgtaccttcactttaaacatataATTGTACTGCGTTGTAACCTTTAAGAGTAAAAACTAATTTAATGTGCCTCTAAACAAACATGTGCAGTCATAATTCTCTGTGTACTGAATTGCTTGTGTAATGCCCTAAAAAGACATATTTGAAAAGGAACCTACACAGTCCCTTTTAAATGTACCTAAAGCATAGCCTATTTTGATCAAACTGATTTGTAAAAAACAGGCACCACTTAGTCCTAGTTACAGCAAAAATGTTTTGACAAGGACTCTTTaaggtgtaatgttttttttttcttaaaaccaaCCCTGTTGTAAGAATTCTATACCCCTTTggtatgaaaacaaataaaaaaatagggtTTTTAATTCTGGTCTGtacaaatctgttacatacacAGTAGATTATCCTATTTTCTCATGTTTCATATAGGTAGAAAGTTTGTAAGAGTaattgtacctatatatatatatatatatatatatatatatatatatatatatatatatatatatatatatatatataaaattaaaaactaaataacaCCTACTTACATAATAGTATTGCTGAGTTTAATAAACCACTACATATAAATGATAGTCAGAGGATGTGCAAGAGTCAGTGAATATGCACATATATAGGTTTATCTAGTCTAATTAAAAACATATAGTAAACTGAAACTTACTGTAGGTAATTATAAACTTTTTGGAAAATCCCCGAATATGTATAGGAGTTTTATTTTTTCTGCAAAAATGTATAGCCTCATCTGGACATAtatacaacaaacaaacaaacacctctTTATTGATTCTTCTCACATGAACATCATCTATTTGGCCACTACAATAAGGATGTGGCACCACCTGAACAGAATCACCTAAGGCTCAGTTGTAAGCATTGTTgaatgtctgttttttttacatttgactgACAGGAGcaatgttccccttgacatttgAACTACCATTCAAATGTTTCGACAGAGCAAATTTTAACACTTAAATATTGAATATAGAGATTACTTTGGGATATTGATTTCTTTTGGCCTATATTGAAGTTTGTGTATCACCATTTGAatgtaaacataaaatatttgaATGTTCTGCTCAATATAGGGAAAATGTATTGCTTGTTTCCAAAAAATGaatgagcccaattttttttttttttaactaataaacCAAAATATATAACCATTCCTATTGAAATTAGGCCAGGTTATGGAAGGTTTTCAGTCCCTTATGCTTTCAGTATTATTAAACTGTAAAGTGACTTCCTCGTTTAACATATTAGATGATGATTTCAGGTGGATGTAAAAATGGACTTTAAGAGAAAGAGAAGCAGATATAACATAGGAAATACTTTTCTTACTTAGTGGATGTGTACTACTTACTGCTAACCAATTGCATCACTCAATAAACTTATCTAAGAGAAGGGTTCCCTTAGAATTGTTGATTTATTTAACCATACATCGACTTTCTCGATAATAATTGAAACTTTAAAATTGATTTGTTTATGTATCATTGATGCAATTTACAATTTgagataaaataattttaaataagacATTGTCCTTGATTGAGAATCTGTCCTTTCTTGTTCAAATAATCTATTGGACTGTAAGATATATTCATGTCTGCTGGTCTTCACCAAGGAAAACACAATGAAATCGTAATGGTTCTCCACTTAGTATAACTATGCACATTAAACAGTCCAAAAAACATTCTACCGGTAATATTAGACAGGAAGAGCATTTCTTATAGGAAACATCATCTGACCCCAGTATTAAGCTGTTTTCAGTTCTTGAAACTATTTTTATTGCAGATATTGCAGAGTGTATAAGCATTATATATGAAACGGAATCAGGGACtattacaataaaaattgtatgtaaCATTGATTTCATTTACAGGCGAAAAGTTTGgctgtcttgttatcctttaccaCAGATTCTATGAATATATCTAACTAACCTTAAgagtaaaaatgaaaaagaaatatttatatttaatactttTCTCCATGTGTAAATTCCGCTTCTATTGAGATCAACAGTTACCCCTGATCGGAAATTAGccatactttatttataacatcacAGGGAGttggaaaacatttttatttattttttgtgagtGTGCACTAAAACCTTAGAGAATAATAAGGGTTTGTTTTCCAGCTGTAAAACTGGAATATACCTGaaactactttttttttatgtctacTAAATTTGTGCTGGCAACCCGTTAGTGGTCAAAAATGTAAAATAGTTAATTGCAGGGAAAGAGCAGTGGAAATCAAAAGCAACATATTATAGGGTGCAGACAGAGGTGTAGAAATGTGGATTTTTCATACAAAAAGTAATAATTTCAAAGCACCAATTTGGGTAATTTGTTCCTATATGCATTTGCATATCTTGTTTTTTCTGTAAAATGtataacaaaaaaagtaaaattgcTTCATGACATTTATTGCAACTCCCACAGCATAAACCTGAAATATCCTTCTTTGCTCAAGGTTAATACACttctcaaagggttaaaaaaaaattctcatgctGTGTTTTGCTGAAGTATAAATTATTGTCATTAAAATGTTGAAGATGATACTTCAGAAGTTATTAAATAGCACTGAATGCTCCTCTTAGCAAACTCAAGTCTGTACAGTACATTAGACGACGGAGCAACTCTCATTCTTTAGCCTGGGGAAGGTTTGCTCTGAGCCATCTGAGAACAGTCATTAGCCAATAACCAAATTATCTGTACCAAAGATGGATTTCATATCATATTTCCCCTGTGGCTAATAACACCCATCTGCTTTCTAAATAATGAAGTTCTGCTAATTGTTCATTTCTACAGTTTGAGGGGATTTTAGATTGAAATTGAACTAGTTTCATTGTGTCAATAAAACATTTGAGAAACATTCATAGATAACTGTATACATAAATctaaatctgtatatatgtgtgagtgaatGCATGCTAAACAAGATCTCTGTTAATGTATATCTACTCACAAAGTTACACAAACGCGCACACATATGCACAAGTGTATTAAAGCACAAGCAGTTATAGCCGCTTACACACTTTCATGTTTACATATGACTGTATTTCCTAGATAGTAGTGCTAATCAGTAGGCCCCTCAGCTCTCTTTGTATTGGTTCATTTAAAACTCCTGTCTACGCCTTACGTATTCATTGCGTCCATATATACAATCTCTCAAAATATTGCTCTGTGATGTCAGTTTTTAATGTAATACTATAAAAGTAGAAGAACTTATCCATACCCAGTCTATAAGGGATACATTTACAAAACTTTGCTTGGAAAATATTTCCCCTTTGTATTTAAATGAagtaaaacacaatatatacacttaTATCATTAGCCTATTTTATTATAAACCACTAATCTGATTTTAGCACTTCTGTATTATAAAAATATTGATATCACCTATACCAGAATTATAccattttgtatatatgttttaatgtcAAAAATGGTGTGCCTTTTGCCGTTAATACAGCTTCAGCACATGCTTTCAAAAATAGTTACCTTTCTTAGTAATAATTTTGGCTCtgtcaaaacacacacacatacagtttttGAATAAGATAATATGCACATTTTAATATGTAATTGAATTACTCTAGCTATATATTGGTCTGTCTATCAACTGctatctatatctttctatctatctatctatctatctatctatctatctatatatctctatcataTACCTACCTCATCTATATGTCTAATTAAAATATCTATCAAATCTTACATTACATCACAGTTAAAATTACACAAACATATTGTTAGATAGGCATTGCTTGTTAAGGAAGAAGTCAGCAAAGTGATATCTGAAAAGAGAGAAACCATTATCATGTCAAGTATCCCAAATTTCACAGTAGTGGAGCTAAAAAGGAATTTTTAGTAATTAAAGTTATTTACAGTAGGTAACAATATAGGGTAGGGAAAACCTTTTTCATTTAGTAttccatttaaatatatttaaaatgaatgtaacagACGTGGTGTTTTTAATATCAAAAAGAGGAAAATTAATTTGAGGGTAAAATGATACCTGCATCTATATATTGTTTAGGGATTCACTGAAGGGAATTAACACCTTTAGGTAACTAAACGACAGGTTAGTATCAAACTGGCTGCAATAGACAAAACAAAGAATTTTATTtttctacattatacaaaatacTTTTTTATGTGGCAATAAATTCTAAAAAAGTGTTTACATGCTCAAACATTCCCAAAACTGAAGGGAATGCCTGCAGTGTTTATAACAGCAAATAAGGCATTAAGGGTTTTATATTCTTGTAGACGTTGACTAAACGTTGGCACACAACAGATTTATAACAAAGCTCATTCTTTTCTCTTTGGGACAATTGTGAGTTCACCCATTAAGTTTGCACAAAAACTGTACTGAAATAGCACAATTTACTTAGGAAACTCTACACATATAAAAGGCTACATATTAATGTATACAATTATATTTTAATTGCATTTTGAGTTCTTTATAGAAGTTAATGTTCCACATAGATATAATTTAAGCACATGGCCAATGACCAACACACACTAGAAGTTAACAATATCCTAATCTTGAAcagaaagcaaaaataaaaatagtgttattttattttttagatcttaTAAATCATTTTATGTTTTTGGTTATTTTTTGCAACAACACTTGAGTAGAACAGTTTAAAATACACCgatcataacattatttaaatacaatgtttCATCAGCACCTTGTATAGAAACATAggtttattcaaaaaaatattacatagtAATATTATGGGACTAGGAATGTGTGAATAATTtgcaatacatttataaaatggaTCATAATAGTTAAAATACTTTTCAGTTGAGTCAGCAAATAAAGTTGCAGTAAGTCTTAAGTGTGAACACAGGACATAACATTGAGCCATAGAATAGAAAATAGACAATATAATATCTTGCCCATTGATTTATGAAAAAAACATCTTATAAAGTACATCACCAAAAAGTGTAACATGATAGTTAAGTCTAAAATGTTGAGCATTTAGATTTTCTTAatattttgatttaaataaaaaaacactacagaCATAGagcaattttattttcattattttatttgatcACTATAAGAGGCCAATGAAAAAGTTGAATTTTATGGATATGGACCCATTTTTAAAACACATAATCCGCAAAATAATTTGCAAGTAAATAATATGCacaaacatagaaaaaataaattaaagataatGTCTTCCAGTTATGtacatagttattttaattttcataGGATTTTTATTATCCTAAGCAGTCCATGATTTAACAAATATAGccgaagattacaaaaaaaaaaaaaaaattgtagaaaaataattagggTAAAAAGTGAATTTACAATCAATGAAaatcaattttgttattttttgaaaatgaAATCCTTATATTACTATTTATACTGTGTGGCAGGAAATTGATTTagatacacaaatacatttaaattcattttaattCAAATGAATGTAATCACATATGGAATTGTAACTTAAATTGAACACCttggaatattatatatatatatatatatatatatatatatatatatatatatatatatatatatatatatacatatatatgtgtgtgtgtgtttttgcaaGAACTTTCAGTTTTATATAAGTAACACATACTTTCTTTACCATACATATAAAAAGTAAGTTGCAAATCTACATTTTGAAAATATACAAACATAATTCACCAaaccaaaactttaaaaataaaatattgcaaagtattttacagaagcaaaaaaaaaaaaaacatcctgggAAAATAAATAGAAAGGGTCATGTTTATccgtaaataatattaaaatatcctCATCAAATTAGTATGTGTACAAAAGTATGTAGAatgacaaacaaaaaaataaaaataaaaaaggaaaatacacgATCTCaaaaacatacatatgtatatatataacacatatttacaATGGCATTAAGTAGAAatctttttaaaagtttaattgCTTTATAATGGAATATgttggtattttaattttatttctgtaTACCACCCCTTTTAATACAGCATAcacaatatagataaaaaaaacaatttggagTTTTGTGTGTTTTGTAATAGTTCTACTATAAAAAACATACAGGCTGATAGAATAACAAAATGTAAATAGTGATATGATATAGCATGCAAAGGCAAAAAGATGAAACaatagtaaattggaattttggccCTGAAAGCAGTAATACAACTATACCAATTAATGAGATTGTATAATACAATTGCTTCATATTATTATATCGAAATATTACTCAACATCTTGCCCCATCATGTAGATTTTGGTGTAAATAGATAATTTGCCAAGCAACATTTGATATCCATGAATCTTTTTTCCCCAAAGACTAGGGATATGCACCTgacattaaaataacaaaaataaaacaacacaaataCATTAACTTAAAAAGACCTTTGGAtgtgcatttttaaattaaaaatgtgaaTAATTAATCAGATTAATTTTTGTggtgttcaaatatatatatatacatatatatatatatttttttttaacaagcaggGCATTTATATTAACCGCATGCATGCCAGCGGTATCCCCCCCCTCACCTTCAGCTGCACTTCAGGGGTTAAATAGTCTAATTAATAAATAACACACATATTTCCATTCAAAGCTGCCAAAGTCTTTGTTACAATGatttacattaataataataattaaaaaaaatattcacagtTCTTATAATTTTAGCCCATTCCCCCAATATTCTGATTAATAAATTACTCCCCCTCTTCTTTTTTTACCTTCATGGAGGAACATGAACATTTAGATGAGTTGAGGTGTACCAAAGAGAATAGCTAAAAGCAATTTTAGTGATGTTTGTTTATGTCTGTATATAGTCTTCTGGTGAGAGATACACCAGTGATTCCCTAAGAGTCCTGTAACTATTATTATTTCTCTTTTGTAAAATCCAAAAGTACTTACTTCATCCCCACACCCCCTTACATCCACTCTTTCTGTTTCATAGTCATTGTACAGAGGTCTGCAGTGTGTGATGGAGTGGAGGAGTCTCAGCTTGTGAATACACATCCTCCATGGGGGGGTGAGGAACCCCAGCTGGGGTCATTCTTTTCTCTTTCTGCCTTCTGTTGCAAAACCAAACTCTCACCACCTCCTTCTCCAATTGGAGACTGTCTGCCAGGCTGGTGATCTCATGGGCTGAGGGTTTGGGGCACTTTAGGAAATGGTTCTCCAGTGCTCCTTTCACCCCAACTTCTATGGAGGTCCTCTTCTTCCTTTTCCTTCCCTGGGCTGCAATCTTGTCCAGGTTTGTGGGACTCCCCGTAGTGGAATCTGTCTCCTCCAGCCACTTGTTCAAAAGAGGCTTCAGTTTGCACATGTTCTTGAAACTCAGCTGTAAAGCTTCAAACCTGCAGATAGTTGTTTGAGAAAAGACGTTACCATACAAGGTGCCCAGGGCTAAGCCAACATCTGCCTGAGTGAAGCCCAGCTTGATTCTCCTCTGTTTGAACTGCTTGGCAAACTGTTCTAGGTCATCAGAGCTGGGGGCATCTTCGTCTGAGTGGTCCTGGTGGTGGTTGAGGTGCTGTGGAGGTGACTCTACATGAGTGTCATGGACACCTGGGTCATCGTGCAGTGGGTCTCTGATGTGGTGCAAGGATGAAGCCTGTGGACCTAGCAGATTGGTATAAGAAGACTGGGAGTAGATAAGGGGTTGATGGCTGTTGGAGCTTGGGGACATTGGCGACAGGTGGTGGTTCCCACTCTGCGCCCACGCGTGGCTACTTGGCGTTTGCTGATGGACCAGGTGAGATCTGTGATGGTGGAAGCTGGTACTCAGGTCCTCCCTGCTGCTCTGAACTGCTCCTTTGCCATGATCTGCTTGACCACCTAGGTGGGAGCCGCTGCCCCAGTCGCTGGTGGGATTAGGCAACCACTGGTGATGGGTGAGGCTCATTGGGTGTCCGGCGTTGGTGGCCAAGCCTTGAAGGTACTCTTGGTGCATCATCTTTTGCACCTCTCTGTAGGTGGTACCCTGGTGCATCCTGTCTGAGTCCGGATGCATCAGAGGATTAGAAGGCAATGTGTTATTCCTAGGCAGATACTGAGCAGTTGCAGCCATGGCTCCTACTCCTTAACTGGCTGCAACTTTCCAGCTTTGGCTGCTTTAGAACCAAGCAACAACCCAGTGAAAAGAGTCCGTAACAGTGACACATCCCACTTACGCGGCAATTGGTTCGTTCTCCCCTGATTGACGCTTCAGCCTCACCTCCTTTCCTCTCTGTTAACGCCGCTTTATCCCCTGATTGGCTGACATCACCAAATTGACTCCGCAGCGATCTTTCTCATTGGTTAGCTGTTTTCATTCATGCTGTTTTGCAAACAACCACGTGGGGGAGTAAGCAGTGTATTTTTTGCAGTTTGCTTGGAAATATATTACAGTAGATctagtttttttttcctctttatttgGACTTCGCGCATAGGATAAAAGAGGGGCATGTTCGATTGGAATTATGCATTATTAATTCATTTTATGATACTTGATCAAGGCTAATTAAGAGTTTTCAGTGCACGAGGGATTATTATAACGCTGCTATTTCCGTGTTTGTGTCTGATCTTATTTAGGATTTTGCACGAGTTAAGATACGTCATCGGGTTCTTTCCTTACATATAAGCAACActggggttttttttgggtggtgaGGGGGTGGGCACCCCATTAATAAGATATCGAAATAAAGTTTGTGATGCTGATGGGATAAAATGAGCAGACAGTATGGGAGATCTAATGGCATGGGCGAGTTTGTACCTTGTTAGAAGCAGGTGCATCTAGTTTTAATGTTCTTTGGGGATTGTCAGATCTGCCTTTCTATatgaatacatttatacatttcatTTTGCAGCTAAATGATAATTCTAAAGAAAAATAATCACATTACCTCTTTTCAccttgcaataataataataataatactgtgctaAACTGATCTGCACAGATAATATGCCCTATATTTATAAAtccttaatattaaatatataaaaaggcaCAAACTCTTTGAAATGTCACAGTTATTTTGATTAATAAACTCCATGGGGTTTTATAGAAAATGATTTATCCCGtgcaaaattaaagaaaaaagtataattggcttatatatacacaattcacCCGTGGTGTGCAATGCACTTCATCTAAATAACTATCTCAGTTTCAGTTTTAATTACAAATaatattatttcaaaataaatgttacaatgttaattaatatttatatatgttttgtttaaaatagtaaTTGATCTAACAGTAcagtctgtataagtgtatgaatacaatgtgtgttttttgtttaatttttcatcCCTAGTAATTGcacaagtttttattttatttttgcagaaGGTATTTTGAaagtatgaaagaaagaaaaaacacacagtTAATTCCCGTTTGTGTTGAGCATTATTGGAAGTTTAGAAAAAGAAACAAATGAAATATTCTGCGCTCTAATGAGGATTTCTATGATGATCTAATGAAAGTAGAAGCTGTGTGTGACAGTATTTGAAATACAAGGGAAATAACCATTATTTCCAAGCCTGGGAGTCTTTTCTTCCCCTCCTTTTGCCTAGCATCCAAAAAGTCGttaaatcaaaataatataattACACAGACACTCCAATAACTGCAACTAATTATTTTGTATTAAATTTTAATCCCTCTAAATCTATCAGGGCAGGGAAAACAAACTATTTACTAGGCTGGATGTTATTTAAGAAATAAAACTgtatttttgtgcctttcaaagtcaaTTAGACACTGatgcccatctctctctctccctctctgtctctctctgtgcactGATTTCTGATTGTTTTTCTGTACACGTTTTGCCCTAACTGCAAATTACCAGTTGTATGAATTGCAAAGCAGCTGCCTTCCACAAAGCTGAAAAGGAACTCAGCACACACAATCAGATCCTTCATGTACATTCTCTGCTCATTCAGCTACTGATCTACACCCTACAGCCTTCATATACATTGGATCCTCATTCTTCCCTCAAGCTGCCCCTAACCACAAATCCAAAGTAGGGGTGAAAACCTAGTCATCTGCACCCCACCTTTTTCTTCTGCACAAACCCACTAGGTAAGTCATACTGCTGTGTGTCAGATCCATCTCTCCTCAATATACATGTGCTATTAAATTACTTCAACAtctattttatttttggttattattattattttggaatacattttaatttaagatTTGATGTTTCTAGCTTTATGCATTGCTTACAGTAGAGGATGCTAAAACTTTCAGTTATTTCTTTTTGGAGACATATCTATAGAATGCAATTTATGTTTATATTCTAACATATACTTTAAAGAATTTCAAACAGAACAAAATGTGCTTGTAGATCTACACTATCTTGTTTTATTATATCTTGAAAAGTTTGTAACTAATACTTTTTTATGATCATATCACCAGTTTATGGGAGTCATTTACACAGGtgcatgttattttattttacatatacaagTATTAACTCTGCTGTTTGAGGCAgtgattttattttccttttcaaaCATCTTATGTCATtgcttttttaattgtttatgaaaAACACATTTTCTGCTTTACTACTAAAGTACACATGATACAGGAAACAGGAGAACTGTTTCTATTAATAATCACACATTAATAGGACAATAGAGAATATCCATGCTCTATTAAGTATATAGAGTAAGGGTATATATAAGAAAATGTGCTTTGCTGATATTGTTACATATTTGATTTACTTTTTTTGTCTTATTAGGCAACTGTTGTAAACTTGAAATCATAAGCAGGACATAAACAGTGTTACTTAATTTCCAGTTAACTAATTACTGTGttttaataacaatatataaaatacatttaaggATGTTCAGATAACTGAACAATTAAATAAGTATTACATTACTGTTGTCAAAAGAGCACAAAAACAATACTTTTTCTTGATTCTAAGTTTTCTCATACAGTAACAGAGTTAATACATATAATTCATACTATCTGCATTAGAATAAAACTCTGGATGTGTTATTTGAGATAATAAAATCTATGAAACTAGAAAACATTAGAAAGTTTTATTGATGccaggattttttttatgttttagggtggcacatcaaattattttattaaactttataaAGCAACATACATGCAGtaggtatataaataaaatacacacaaaGTAGTGTTACCTGTAGCTTTTTCATTTGAATTCATGATCATTAGTGATATTCTTATAACACTGATTTGTTGAGCTATACCTGTACTAGGTTTCCTATTCCCCAGAGTATAAGAAAAATGACCCCTCATACCCCCATATATTCATTTTTACCCATAAAACGTCTTTATGCTCCTTTCCCTCTTAAATCTACTATCTGCTACATACATAGTTGATTCAAATACTTTTGATTGAAATGTAGTTAGTACTAGAGAGAAAACTACTGTGTTGACCTTTTGAGAACTTGGGGCCAAATATGACATCCTTTTAGCGATTTTGGTTGGCCACAActgataaatatttatattttacactaTAGAACAATATTTGCAAATGTTCACTGCATAGATTAGGAACAACATACTTTTTTGATTGCTTTTGCATATATTAATAATTCAgcgtttaaatatatacagtatatagagtaCTTCATACAGTGTATAGTTGTGTGCTCAtgtttatgcattttatatatatatatatatatatatatatatatatatatatatatgtgtgtgtgtgtgtgtgtgtgtatatatatacatgtacatacatacatatatacatatatacatatatattcttcaATGATAAAATCATGATGTTTTTGTGATTTTAAGAATTGTTTTCACTATTATATTTGCATAGACTAAATTGCTCTCTtcagatctgatttttttttcccctttttgtaGGTCCATATTTTATTCCCAGCAGGCTCTGGTTAAGATGGTGAAGACGGGAGAATGTAAAATTCAATACTCTGTACCGCTTACAATGTTTTTAGGATTATATACTAAATCGAGAtggtttataacttttttttattacttttttaaagtAGATATCCTGTTtgacccttgtttttttttttcagatgcaaGAAAAGTTACTTCTTATCTGATGTCATAATGACCAACTCAAAAATTCTTTGGTTCTCTTTTACAGTTATCCTAATTTGTAGACATCAAAAGCTGGGAAGATGGTTGGGGACCCAGTGAAAAGAAATACTAGCTGTTATGGTGTTACAAGGACAGGCAGTAAAAGTTGGTTAAAAGTGTCCAGATTGGGCCATTGTGAAGAATATGGCCTTGTCTTTGTTAGGGAGCATATTTGTCAGCATCCCAATGGTAACTATGGAGAGGGAATTAAAAGGCTCACAGAATGCGCATTGAATAGGGTTCATCCACAGAGAGAAAGACTTCTGTTTAACCTAAAAAATCCACAACTCCTACAAAAGCTACAGTGATAGGAAAAAACACAATCCTCTATCTTAAGCTTTCCAGTAGTAGTTATTTGGGGtttcctttcctttcttttttttttttttccaaaataagtaTTATTAGCAAAATGTCACAGTTGTTTTTTCTTGAAAACTGTGTGAcacacctgatttatttatttttttatttctgtgtgtCATCCCATTAATAAtattcaataataaataaataaactaatgtgACTATAGGAAATATTAAACGGTGTCGACAGCTTTAAAGGTTTAGAAAGAAAGATATTATTATCAAATTGGTGTCTTTTTAGAGCCTTAGTCTAATTTTGTATGCCCCCCTCAGCATTATGAGCACTCTAACACATTGGTGAAGTATTTCTTATATATCATGATTATTTTTATTGAACTCTCATATTGCACTTGGAATATGCTGTATTACTGTATGTTTCAAAACATCAAAATTTCAACActaattatttatgtttatttaaaagctGAGATTagaagaaaaaatactttttggaatATTTGTCCAGCAAAAGATAACTACATAGCTACTTAacataattacatatt
Proteins encoded in this region:
- the POU3F1 gene encoding POU domain, class 3, transcription factor 1; translated protein: MAATAQYLPRNNTLPSNPLMHPDSDRMHQGTTYREVQKMMHQEYLQGLATNAGHPMSLTHHQWLPNPTSDWGSGSHLGGQADHGKGAVQSSREDLSTSFHHHRSHLVHQQTPSSHAWAQSGNHHLSPMSPSSNSHQPLIYSQSSYTNLLGPQASSLHHIRDPLHDDPGVHDTHVESPPQHLNHHQDHSDEDAPSSDDLEQFAKQFKQRRIKLGFTQADVGLALGTLYGNVFSQTTICRFEALQLSFKNMCKLKPLLNKWLEETDSTTGSPTNLDKIAAQGRKRKKRTSIEVGVKGALENHFLKCPKPSAHEITSLADSLQLEKEVVRVWFCNRRQKEKRMTPAGVPHPPMEDVYSQAETPPLHHTLQTSVQ